A portion of the Podospora pseudoanserina strain CBS 124.78 chromosome 2, whole genome shotgun sequence genome contains these proteins:
- a CDS encoding hypothetical protein (EggNog:ENOG503P2J7; COG:S), protein MPKKVRCSLTDCKAVAQRISGDCAFCGGHYCSNHRLLEDHKCQGLEDCKKEAFEQNAMQLNKERTQVIRGV, encoded by the exons ATGCCCAAGAAGGTCAGATGCTCGCTCACCGACTGCAAGGCTGTCGCCCAACGCATTTCCGGCGACTGTGCTTTCTGCGGCGGACACTATTGCAGCAACCACCGTCTGCTAGAAGACCACAAGTGCCAGGGCCTGGAGGAC TGCAAAAAGGAAGCCTTCGAGCAAAACGCGATGCAGCTCAACAAAGAAAGAACCCAAGTCATCAGGGGTGTATAA
- the FDH1_1 gene encoding formate dehydrogenase (NAD+) (BUSCO:EOG09262PIH; COG:Q; EggNog:ENOG503NVMR), producing MSDTAGKTITCKAAIAWGPGQELSYEDVEVAPPKAHEVRIKIAYTGVCHTDAYTLSGKDPEGAFPVILGHEGAGIVESVGEGVTNVKPGDHVVALYTPECKECKFCKSGKTNLCGKIRATQGKGVMPDGTSRFRARGQDILHFMGTSTFSQYTVVADISVVAVQQDAPMDRTCLLGCGITTGYGAARITANVEEGSSVAIFGAGCVGLSVIQGAVANKAGKIIVVDVNPSKEEWSRKFGATDFVNPTKLPEGQSVVDKLIEITDGGCDYTFDCTGNVNVMRAALEACHKGWGQSIIIGVAAAGQEIATRPFQLVTGRVWRGSAFGGVKGRSQLPGLVQDYLDGKLKVDEFITHRKKLGEINEAFEVMKQGDCIRAVVTMDE from the exons ATGTCCGATACAGCTGGCAAG ACCATCACCTGCAAGGCGGCCATCGCCTGGGGCCCCGGCCAGGAGCTCTCCTACGAGGACGTTGAAGTCGCACCGCCCAAGGCCCACGAGGTCAGAATCAAAATCGCCTACACCGGTGTCTGCCACACAG ACGCCTACACCCTCTCAGGCAAAGACCCCGAGGGCGCCTTccccgtcatcctcggccaCGAGGGCGCCGGCATCGTCGAGTCCGTCGGCGAGGGCGTCACCAACGTCAAGCCGGGCGACCACGTCGTGGCCCTCTACACGCCCGAGTGCAAAGAGTGCAAGTTTTGCAAGTCGGGCAAGACCAACCTCTGCGGCAAAATCCGTGCCACCCAAGGGAAAGGTGTCATGCCTGATGGGACCTCCCGGTTCAGGGCACGGGGGCAGGATATCCTTCACTTTATGGGGACGTCGACTTTCTCGCAGTACACCGTCGTGGCTGACATCTCTGTTGTCGCGGTGCAGCAGGATGCGCCGATGGATAGGACGTGCCTGTTGGGGTGCGGGATCACGACGGGTTACGGTGCGGCGAGGATCACGGCgaatgtggaggaggggagctcGGTTGCCATCTTTGGGGCGGGGTGTGTGGGCTTGAGTGTGATTCAGGGCGCGGTGGCGAACAAGGCGGGGAAGATTATTGTTGTGGATGTGAACCCGAGCAAGGAGGAGTGGTCGAGGAAGTTTGGGGCGACGGATTTTGTGAACCCGACCAAGCTGCCCGAGGGGCAGAGCGTGGTGGACAAGCTGATTGAGATTACGGATGGGGGGTGCGACTACACGTTTGACTGCACGGGGAATGTGAATGTGATGAGggcggcgttggaggcgTGTCATAAGGGGTGGGGGCAGAGTATCATTATTGGggttgcggcggcggggcAGGAGATTGCTACTAGAc CGTTCCAGCTTGTCACTGGTCGTGTGTGGAGGGGTAGCGCCTTTGGCGGTGTCAAGGGCCGGTCCCAACTTCCTGGGCTGGTGCAGGATTATCTTgatggcaagctcaaggTGGATGAGTTTATTACCCACCGCAAGAAGTTGGGGGAGATCAATGAGGCATTTGAGGTTATGAAACAGGGTGATTGCATTCGTGCTGTTGTCACTATGGACGAGTAA
- a CDS encoding hypothetical protein (EggNog:ENOG503NXU7; COG:O), translating into MSGFLSLIAWSFLPNLVTGWTQTILYSIVIRAGDPHPTPGTPRWAEHRRKIHIAVVTVYLLYTIYEADHDIQSTPSFYSSLGVPLTATEKEIKSRFRRLAAHFHPDKIKDSKIAADDANTYFVHLQLAQDTLTNGAKRFAYDRFGPEAVTGWQHCSSVADYVYRGFKGIVPYYTLAALSMYGFGLLGYLDWGKFERWLVLALLFLFESHAVTRPYPPVLLTKFINPFVTWFPGRQPYLQFQAITLAKKLALTLYLAFSQIGPLLTADTTSGNIVVGRGGRGTGNEEQELRKGLERLEGTVRRLDTDATNLLQLELAPFAGDEKGMGEVWRRVREWLVHNTIRSDPMVRDAMGRSLARRRTGAPVGARGTK; encoded by the exons ATGTCCGGCTTTCTCTCTTTGATAGCCTGGAGCTTCCTCCCCAAT CTGGTAACAGGCTGGACGCAAACAATCCTCTACAGCATCGTCATCCGCGCCGGCGACCCCCACCCCACGCCGGGAACCCCCCGATGGGCCGAACACCGTCGCAAAATCCACATTGCCGTTGTCACGGTTTATTTGTTGTATACCATCTACGAAGCCGATCATGACATAcaatccaccccctcatTTTACTCCTCCCTTGGAGTCCCCCTGACAGCCACAGAGAAGGAGATCAAATCCCGCTTCCGGAGACTGGCGGCGCACTTCCATCCAGACAAGATCAAAGACAGCAAGATCGCTGCCGACGATGCGAATACCTATTTTGTGCACCTGCAGCTGGCGCAGGATACGTTGACGAACGGGGCCAAGAGGTTTGCTTACGATCGGTTTGGGCCGGAGGCGGTGACGGGGTGGCAGCATTGCAGCAGCGTGGCGGATTATGTGTACAGGGGCTTCAAGGGGATCGTGCCGTACTACACGCTGGCGGCGCTGTCGATGTACGGGTTTGGGTTGCTGGGGTATCTGGACTGGGGAAAGTTtgagaggtggttggtgctggcactgctgtttttgtttgagaGCCATGCTGTCACGAGACCGTACCCGCCGGTTTTGCTGACAAAATTTATTAACCCTTTTGTTACTTGGTTTCCTGGTCGGCAGCCGTATTTGCAGTTTCAGGCGATTACGCTGGCCAAGAAGTTGGCGTTGACGCTGTATCTGGCCTTTTCGCAGATTGGTCCGTTGCTGACGGCTGATACGACGAGTGGGAACATTGttgtgggaaggggtgggagggggacggggaatgaggagcaggagttgaggaaggggcttgagaggttggaggggacgGTCAGAAGGTTGGATACGGATGCGACGAATTTGTTGCAGTTGGAGCTGGCGCCGTTTGcgggggatgagaaggggatgggggaggtgtggaggcgggtgagggagtggttggtgCATAATACTATTAGGAGTGATCCGATGGTGAGGGATGCTATGGGACGgagtttggcgaggaggaggacagggGCGCCGGTTGGGGCCAGGGGGACAAAGTAG
- the PFA3 gene encoding palmitoyltransferase for Vac8p (COG:S; EggNog:ENOG503NZ5J), with protein sequence MDATPLSRSPPPSPSPILPVARSATRQFPPILEAPSHDCESSTENMGSARRWARKIERTCCTCATYFPLAFVYGITTWAVYVLWDLCSVPSRVEWLGTTYKLVGFALYAMLNWCYTTAVFTPPGSTTNDHGYSTLPTHAAPSATSYTVKSNGELRFCKKCQARKPDRAHHCSTCRRCVLKMDHHCPWLATCIGLRNHKAFLLFLIYTTIFSLYAFLGSASWVWEEIFANTTYVENLMPVNYICLAIVAGIIGIVVGAFTGWHIYLATRGQTTIECLEKTRYLTPLRESMHRTYINQHTPGQGVQLPSYGQQLLDIHQNAIPGVTRPEEGEELRQEPSHPSVNPELQAGSRRFTPSEMEQYRARKRYEEFMDEQDATKLPNAFDLGAKRNLLHLFGPVPLLWPIPICNTTGDGWSWEPSPEWLEARDRIAREREQQRERERVAGWGADSDYPEPDPQPPMVRVDGGAGRHYLQPSRPASRVPSPLPSPGHRKAQSKADRILGRDPNLYVDDPVSPGLGAGQQDVNLRRLSPAGRTVEDELEEIDNEIDEGEQTEQVKQEDIRARKERIAMNVVTNGRWGAGARSPLLISSPRLGQGGSGTSSPRRGGMDSGASTPRREYDRVDDDDGVD encoded by the exons ATGGATGCAACGCCGTTATCCAGATCCCCTCCGCCATCACCTTCCCCGATCCTTCCAGTTGCTCGTTCCGCGACCAGACAGTTTCCCCCTATTCTCGAAGCACCATCCCACGATTGCGAATCCTCGACAGAAAACATGGGAAGCGCTCGCCGGTGGGCGAGAAAGATTGAGCGCACATGTTGCACTTGCGCGACGTATTTTCCCTTGGCATTCGTGTACGGGATAACAACTTGGGCCGTCTATGTGTTGTGGGATCTCTGCTCTGTGCCATCGAGGGTGGAATGGCTGG GGACCACTTATAAACTTGTTGGCTTTGCCCTCTACGCCATGCTCAACTGGTGCTACACCACTGCCGTATTTACACCACCGGGAAGCACGACGAACGATCATGGCTACAGCACGCTACCGACCCACGCCGCCCCTTCGGCCACATCATACACCGTCAAGTCCAATGGCGAGCTCCGTTTCTGCAAGAAATGCCAGGCTCGGAAGCCCGACCGCGCCCATCATTGCTCCACCTGCCGCCGGTGTGTCCTCAAGATGGACCATCACTGCCCCTGGCTAGCAACCTGCATCGGTCTCCGAAACCACAAGGccttcctcctttttctcatCTATACCACGATTTTCTCTCTATACGCATTCCTTGGCTCCGCCAGCTGGGTCTGGGAAGAGATCTTCGCCAACACTACTTACGTCGAAAATCTCATGCCAGTTAACTACATCTGCCTTGCCATCGTTGCCGGTATCATCGGCATTGTAGTCGGGGCATTCACAGGGTGGCATATCTATCTCGCTACCAGAGGCCAAACAACCATCGAGTGCTTGGAGAAAACTAGATATTTGACCCCTCTCAGGGAATCCATGCACAGGACCTACATCAACCAACACACTCCCGGTCAAGGCGTCCAGCTCCCTTCTTACGGTCAACAACTCCTCGATATTCATCAAAACGCAATTCCGGGTGTCACTCGGcctgaagaaggcgaggaacTTCGTCAAGAACCCTCGCATCCCTCCGTCAACCCCGAGTTGCAAGCTGGCTCGAGGAGATTTACACCCTCTGAAATGGAGCAGTACCGGGCCCGCAAGCGCTATGAAGAATTCATGGACGAGCAGGATGCAACCAAACTTCCCAATGCTTTCGACCTCGGCGCCAAGAGGAACCTGCTTCATTTGTTCGGCCCTGTCCCGCTATTATGGCCGATTCCAATCTGCAACACGACTGGCGATGGCTGGAGCTGGGAGCCCAGTCCCGAGTGGCTTGAGGCGAGAGACAGGATCGCAAGAGAGCGGGAACAGCAACGGGAAAGAGAGCGGGTGGCAGGCTGGGGAGCTGATTCGGATTACCCTGAGCCTGATCCTCAACCGCCCATGGTGAGAGTTGACGGCGGAGCAGGGAGACATTATTTACAGCCTTCCAGACCGGCCAGCAGAGTTCCGTCACCTTTGCCTTCTCCTGGTCACAGAAAGGCGCAAAGCAAAGCCGACAGGATACTGGGCCGCGATCCCAACCTCTATGTGGACGATCCCGTCAGCCCTGGGCTTGGAGCTGGGCAGCAGGATGTTAATCTGAGGAGGTTAAGTCCCGCCGGgcggacggtggaggatgagctggaggagattgatAACGAGATTGATGAAGGGGAGCAGACTGAACAAGTGAAACAGGAGGATATtagggcgaggaaggagaggatagCGATGAATGTGGTGACTAATGGGCGATGGGGTGCCGGGGCGAGGAGTCCGTTGCTGATTAGCAGTCCCAGACTAGGACAGGGAGGAAGTGGGACGAGTTCACCGAGGCGGGGGGGGATGGACAGTGGTGCGAGtacgccgaggagggagtaTGAtagggtggatgatgatgatggggttgattgA
- a CDS encoding hypothetical protein (EggNog:ENOG503NZIA; COG:S; BUSCO:EOG092640ET), with the protein MWWLINACSSAIFLFSIVLSIPIAFDVGGRDAGLAYSLSLFLFYIFYSTSKLITPEKSRIRRFFKSLVGLSQWIVIPALLIWALNRFSVDADSANWVSRTFAHVTGHHKSWREWFWGSEGFVENVALGSWDNTLSYSSPVFQLLEGFCSLLVIQAAGQIARWLVNRGRSDTWITLLIISGAISSMAIYFLWRVMCFPQIGNFDATLIGVAMTSAFFLCGFGIASGRGNPIESSLLFAYTVLCVYQIFTDYQPSPEAAAAAEAAAAAQPDFPPLPPILMASYTTLIHMLSSLPSAFGLSFQFLYAAFQTITPSVIISLTYRTIVFYCATRIIPAVRELGAQAIMEEPTLDESDGANRVLGFLSWFSPSILIAVYTSLLLQHFTIADGDELGWTLRAGDAGGSTWRWINLTATMGLYAIELYLGGDGDGGAHWKTD; encoded by the exons ATGTGGTGGCTCATCAACGCCTGCTCAAGTGCCATTTTCCTGTTCAGCATCGTCCTGTCGATACCAATCGCTTTCGATGTCGGGGGCCGTGATGCTGGCCTGGCTTATTCGCTATcacttttccttttctaCATTTTCTACAGTACCAGCAAGCTTATAACGCCAGAGAAATCTCGGATACGCCGGTTCTTCAAGAGTCTGGTTGGGTTATCACAATGGATTGTTATACCCGCATTGTTGATTTGGGCTCTCAACCGTTTCTCGGTCGATGCCGATAGTGCCAACTGGGTGTCACGTACGTTTGCCCACGTTACAGGGCACCACAAGAGCTGGAGAGAGTGGTTTTGGGGGTCTGAAGGCTTTGTGGAAAACGTTGCGTTAGGCTCTTGGGACAATACCTTGAGTTATTCGAGCCCTGTTTTCCAACTTCTCGAGGGCTTCTGCAGCTTGTTGGTGATTCAGGCTGCTGGTCAGATTGCGAGATGGCTGGTCAACCGGGGAAGAAGTGACACCTGG ATCACGCTCCTGATAATATCAGGTGCCATCAGCTCCATGGCCATTTACTTCTTATGGCGTGTCATGTGCTTCCCACAAATCGGCAACTTCGATGCCACGCTCATCGGCGTTGCCATGACctcagccttcttcctctgcggTTTTGGCATTGCCAGCGGCCGAGGGAATCCGATCGAGTcttcccttctttttgcGTACACGGTTCTCTGTGTCTATCAGATTTTCACCGATTATCAGCCCTCGCccgaggctgccgccgcAGCGgaagctgccgctgctgcgcAGCCGGATTTTCCGCCTCTGCCGCCCATCCTCATGGCCTCCTACACCACTCTGATCCACATGCTCAGCAGTCTTCCGTCGGCTTTTGGTTTATCATTCCAGTTTCTTTACGCGGCATTCCAAACCATCACCCCTAGCGTCATCATCTCGCTGACATATCGCACCATCGTTTTCTATTGCGCTACGAGAATTATTCCGGCTGTTAGAGAGTTGGGTGCTCAGGCTATTATGGAAGAGCCCACGCTCGACGAAAGCGATGGCGCCAACCGTGTTCTTGGTTTCCTCAGCTGGTTTTCGCCTTCTATTCTGATTGCGGTATACACCAGTTTGCTCCTGCAGCACTTTACTATTGCCGATGGCGACGAGCTCGGCTGGACTCTCCGGGCCGGCGATGCTGGTGGCAGTACTTGGCGATGGATCAACTTGACGGCCACCATGGGACTTTATGCCATCGAGTTGTacctcggtggtgatggtgatggtggcgcgCACTGGAAGACGGACTGA
- a CDS encoding hypothetical protein (EggNog:ENOG503Q3SX), translating into MRPEVVSVGPSASSMEIVGEEIVDPPRPSPPSSSSTPPTPTTFILETEPQPQQQHQTSGFFARIRSSVMESLEKRKLGGVRVEYTEIPSSELEHEEQGVETVNGEPASCSKCGQPSSRHGRGGQRKKGLWKSWGLQLRVTVLGVGLLALILLLNLLSAIKDSLIGARHNDYDPFVNWGQPNTGTEDLSWYPTDFLRDVIPLPCHSHNDYWRRVPLFDALYAGCTGVEADVWLFNNDLLVGHDLASLQVNRTFQSLYVNPIVDILEKQNPKTPYYNGTLNGVFDVDPAQTLVLLIDLKTSGHETWPHVLRQLDPLRERGWLSFYEDGEFRSRPVTVVGTGNTPFDLILTPPYPTTTTTTAKYSNPTSPPDRDAFFDAPLDKLLTDSPYNSSNSYYASVSFFRSIGITQWWKGGEPTAGQLAKIRGHLAAAKERGLVSRYWELPAWPIHVRNKIWEVLVGEGMGMLNVDDLKGATSEDWRRIRTWRRILRLF; encoded by the exons ATGCGCCCAGAAGTGGTCTCGGTGGGGCCGTCTGCCAGCAGCATGGAGATCGTCGGGGAGGAGATAGTGGATCCGCCGAgaccatcgccgccatcatcgtcatcgacGCCGCCAACTCCGACCACCTTCATCCTCGAAACTgaaccacaaccacaacaacaacaccaaacgaGCGGGTTTTTTGCCAGGATACGCTCCTCTGTCATGGAGTCActtgagaagaggaagctgggCGGTGTAAGAGTGGAATACACCGAGATTCCCAGCAGCGAACTTGAGCATGAAGAGCAGGGTGTGGAGACGGTGAATGGTGAGCCAGCGAGCTGCAGCAAATGCGGGCAACCATCATCACGGcatgggagaggagggcagaggaagaaggggctGTGGAAGTCGTGGGGGTTGCAATTGCGGGTTACGGTGCTTGGAGTAGGATTGTT agccctcatcctcctcctcaacctcctctccgccatcaAAGACTCCCTCATCGGCGCCCGCCACAACGACTACGACCCCTTTGTCAACTGGGGCCAACCCAACACCGGCACGGAGGATCTCTCCTGGTACCCAACTGACTTCCTCCGGGAcgtcatccccctcccctgccaCTCCCACAACGACTACTGGCGCCGCGTCCCGTTATTCGACGCCCTCTACGCGGGGTGCACAGGAGTAGAAGCCGACGTCTGGCTATTCAACAACGACCTGCTTGTCGGCCACGACCTGGCTTCCTTGCAAGTAAACCGCACGTTTCAATCCCTCTACGTCAACCCCATCGTCGACATCTTGGAGAAGCAAAACCCCAAAACACCGTACTACAACGGGACGCTCAACGGAGTCTTTGACGTCGACCCTGCCCAAACTTTGGTCTTGCTGATTGATCTCAAGACCTCGGGTCATGAGACTTGGCCGCACGTGCTGAGGCAACTTGATCCCctgagggaaaggggatggCTTTCGTTTTATGAGGATGGGGAATTTCGCTCGAGGCCTGTGACGGTTGTGGGCACGGGGAATACACCCTTTGACCTCATTTTGACACCCCCTtacccaaccaccaccaccaccaccgctaaATACTCCAACccgacctctcctcctgaCCGCGACGCGTTTTTTGACGCCCCGCTTGATAAACTTCTAACCGATTCCCCATATAACAGCTCCAACTCTTATTATGCCTCggtgagcttcttcaggtCGATAGGTATTACCcagtggtggaaggggggcgAGCCAACAGCTGggcagctggccaagatcagGGGGCATCTGGCGGCggcaaaggaaagggggttggtgagcagGTACTGGGAGCTGCCTGCTTGGCCGATTCATGTGAGGAATAAGATTTGGGAGgtgctggttggggaggggatgggaatgTTGAATGTGGATGATTTAAAGGGGGCGACGAGCGaggattggaggaggattaggacttggaggaggatattgAGGTTGTTTTGA
- the ebp2 gene encoding rRNA-processing protein EBP2 (BUSCO:EOG09265GXF; EggNog:ENOG503NU3U; COG:A), producing the protein MAKKGAKLAAKAPIAKSQSNGVTDKNRRKSNDPPVEAPIAKTNEDEEWEDEESEEDSDPEEEGGGVDFSKLEDINDSDSDSEINNSDSENEDNDDEEEEESEIDVDDLNLDDMDPEEKEELAATTRVRQTINNKDALLAALKRISLVPTDIKKAASIPFAYHMTLVTSKPTQDVIPSIDDDLERELAFLNAARESALKARNLLKKEGVPFTRPTDYFAETLRSDETMEAVKQKMIEAATAKKASAEARKQRDLKKFGKQVQVQKQQERAKEKRATLEKINELKKKRKDGGSASLGAREADDMFDVAVDNELGGGNKAGAKRGRSGGDHGPPNAKRQKKNEKYGFGGKKRFGKSGDAISSGDMSGFSAKRMKNGGGAGDGKKTTFSAMSAKAKGSKPRLGKDKRKGGAGRR; encoded by the exons atggccaagaagggcgCAAAACTCGCCGCAAAGGCACCAATCGCCAAGTCGCAATCAAACGGAGTCACAGACAAGAACAGAAGAAAGTCCAACGACCCACCAGTCGAAGCCCCCATCGCCAAAACCAACGAGGATGAAGAGtgggaagatgaagagagcgaggaggactCCGAcccggaagaagaagggggtggcGTCGACTTTTCCAAACTAGAAGACATCAAcgactccgactccgactCAGAAATCAACAATTCCGACTCCGAAAACGaggacaacgacgacgaagaagaagaagaatccGAAATCGACGTCGACGACCTCAACCTTGACGACATGGACCccgaagaaaaggaagaacttgccgccaccacccgcgTCCGCCAAACAATCAACAACAAGgacgccctcctcgccgccctgAAGCGCATCTCCCTCGTGCCCAccgacatcaagaaggccgccTCGATCCCCTTTGCTTACCACATGACCCTCGTCACGTCCAAGCCCACCCAAGATGTCATCCCCTCCATCGATGATGACCTCGAGCGCGAgctcgccttcctcaacgcGGCGCGCGAGTCGGCTCTCAAGGCGAGGAACTTGCTCAAGAAGGAAGGGGTGCCGTTTACGAGACCTACCGATTACTTTGCCGAGACGCTCCGCAGTGATGAGACGATGGAGGCGGTGAAGCAAAAGATGATTGAGGCCGCAACGGCGAAGAAGGCTTCTGCCGAGGCGAGGAAGCAGAGGGACTTGAAGAAGTTTGGAAAGCAGGTTCAGgtgcagaagcagcaggaacgggccaaggagaagagggccaCGTTGGAGAAGATTAATGAGTTGAAGAAGA AACGCAAAGACGGCGGCTCTGCCTCCCTCGGTGCGAGGGAAGCAGACGACATGTTTGATGTCGCTGTTGATAACGAGcttggcggcggcaacaaGGCTGGTGCCAAGAGAGGAAGGTCAGGGGGTGATCATGGTCCTCCTAATGCCAAGCGTCAGAAGAAGAATGAAAAGTATGGGTTTGGAGGCAAGAAGAGGTTCGGCAAGAGCGGCGATGCGATTAGCTCGGGGGATATGTCGGGCTTCAGcgcgaagaggatgaagaacgGGGGTGGGGCGGGTGatgggaagaagacgacgttTAGTGCTATGAGTGCGAAGGCGAAGGGGAGTAAGCCTAGGTTGGGGAAGGACAAGAGGAAGGgcggggcggggaggaggtaa
- a CDS encoding hypothetical protein (BUSCO:EOG09260H6E; EggNog:ENOG503NUP4; COG:S), giving the protein MREVNFSIPNVNKASVGITTALYDRRALDCTSTLPLINSLNHLAYLTTSSARIRDILTVDGGIERLVCILKQGRSKDMMDMWKWNLAFQCVVNIGVRGTEAVRTRVVEADMVPVIATILDNYIKVIENVRAKAEEAKHKDRHHHHRVGGSSRAHKSSSFSSRSGTLETFRRQAPPPSIDVSAPFAGPSTTVIQSTSEATPTAPQFQVTPPADRTPLVGHHPHHHHTSRTHEARPPMALTPNVILAPSVPSIDAADGFVRPTRDADRLVGIVPLPFARPPLTSQPASPTTPLPPPQIRSPTVRPATMLTAAARSRQRPSIRHQHSTAAESDDMNAESVASDETPDTEMSETAEIQPAVGIQDIAMEDGEGMMTGTAMELTTPTVSETQEAGTFNITHQGPVDGSIVTNPTPTPVPAIGLSPNRPTMVSPQQPSMPNATVPRYLLDRQVTPNPQMLAAMPREEDVLMSLQLLAYVSKYCNLRKYFQKSHLVPKLKIGKEIQLLDGADPAALEAELEEEDETCEEEYLLPNDLNIFPLVEKFTVRYHSTDMQYWAGVVMRNLCRKDDTRGGIRQCAYYQCGKWEEYTRQFAKCRRCRRTKYCSKECQKSAWAFHRHWCIAATQ; this is encoded by the coding sequence ATGAGGGAAGTCAACTTCAGCATACCCAATGTCAACAAGGCGTCGGTGGGCATTACCACCGCCCTTTACGACCGACGCGCTCTCGATTGCACGTCGACCCTGCCCCTGATCAACTCTCTCAACCATCTCGCTTACCTCACAACATCGTCGGCTCGCATCCGCGACATCTTGACCGTCGATGGCGGCATCGAAAGGTTGGTCTGCATCCTGAAGCAGGGTCGCAGCAAAGACATGATGGACATGTGGAAGTGGAATCTGGCTTTCCAATGTGTCGTCAACATAGGCGTTAGGGGCACAGAAGCTGTTCGGActcgggtggtggaggctgaCATGGTCCCCGTGATTGCCACAATCCTCGACAACTACATCAAAGTCATTGAAAACGTACGGGCAaaggccgaggaagccaagCACAAGgaccgccatcatcatcaccgggTTGGTGGCAGCAGCCGGGCGCACAAATCCTCCAGTTTCTCATCAAGATCCGGCACATTGGAGACTTTCAGAAGACAagcgccaccaccgtcaATTGACGTGTCTGCCCCGTTCGCCGGCCCTTCCACCACAGTCATACAGTCCACTTCTGAGGCCACACCCACTGCTCCGCAATTCCAGGTAACGCCACCAGCCGATCGGACGCCTTTGGTGggacaccacccccatcaccatcacacgAGCAGGACGCACGAGGCTCGCCCACCTATGGCTCTCACGCCCAACGTGATCCTTGCCCCGTCCGTACCATCGATAGATGCCGCCGATGGATTTGTCAGGCCGACACGGGATGCGGATCGCTTGGTTGGAATCGTACCTCTGCCATTTGCTCGGCCTCCCTTGACATCTCAGCCGGCGTCACCCACCACTCCACTTCCGCCACCGCAGATTCGTTCTCCTACCGTGCGACCTGCCACCATGCTCACCGCCGCTGCTCGGTCTCGCCAACGACCATCTATCCGCCATCAGCACTCGACAGCTGCCGAGTCGGATGATATGAATGCTGAAAGTGTTGCATCGGATGAAACGCCCGATACTGAGATGTCTGAGACGGCCGAAATCCAACCGGCCGTAGGAATTCAGGACATTGCCatggaggatggcgagggtaTGATGACTGGCACCGCCATGGAACTGACAACGCCCACGGTATCCGAGACTCAGGAAGCCGGCACTTTCAACATCACACATCAAGGGCCGGTAGACGGCAGCATTGTCACCAATCCGACCCCGACGCCAGTTCCTGCAATTGGCTTGTCGCCAAACAGACCGACGATGGTGAGCCCACAGCAGCCATCGATGCCAAACGCGACAGTGCCTCGTTACCTGCTCGATCGTCAAGTCACACCAAATCCACAAATGCTTGCCGCTATGCCCAGGGAAGAAGACGTTTTGATGTCTCTCCAACTGCTCGCCTACGTTTCCAAATACTGCAACCTCCGAAAGTACTTCCAAAAAAGTCACCTGGTTCCTAAGCTCAAGATTGGCAAGGAAATTCAACTTCTTGATGGAGCCGATCCGGCAGCCCtcgaggccgagctcgaggaggaagacgagacATGTGAAGAGGAATACCTACTGCCCAATGACCTCAACATCTTCCCCTTGGTGGAAAAGTTCACGGTCCGGTACCACAGCACCGATATGCAATACTGGGCCGGGGTAGTTATGAGAAACCTGTGCCGGAAGGACGACACCCGCGGCGGCATCCGACAATGTGCCTACTACCAGTGCGGGAAATGGGAAGAGTACACGCGGCAATTTGCTAAATGCCGCCGCTGTCGACGAACCAAGTACTGCAGCAAAGAATGCCAAAAGAGCGCCTGGGCCTTTCACCGGCACTGGTGCATTGCCGCCACGCAATAA